A genome region from Dickeya chrysanthemi NCPPB 402 includes the following:
- the murF gene encoding UDP-N-acetylmuramoyl-tripeptide--D-alanyl-D-alanine ligase produces MIRVSLRQLADVLGARLMGKDLIISDISTDTRKLTAGCLFVALCGEKFDAHDYAADAVNYGAAALLVSKHLPIEVPQLVVDDTRLALGVMAGWVRQQSQARVVALTGSSGKTSVKEMTASILRQCGNVLYTAGNFNNDIGVPLTLFRLTPEHDYAVIELGANHIGEIAYTTAMVRPEAALVNNLAAAHLEGFGSLEGVAQAKGEIFGGLPAQGVAIINADSHDETRWHEVLAGKTLWRFSPQERDGVDFHAGDIRISERGTDFVLHSPMGDIPVTLPLPGRHNIANALAAAALALAVGATPEAVKTGLAQLQAVSGRLFPIALAPGKLLLDDSYNANVGSMTAAVHVLAEMPGYRVMVVGDMAELGQDAQACHRQVGEAARKANIDKVLSVGSLSALIGETSGTGEHFDNKTALIDRLRALVTQHNTITVLIKGSRSAAMEQVVRALQENATC; encoded by the coding sequence ATGATCCGCGTCTCGCTGCGGCAGTTAGCTGATGTGTTGGGTGCCCGCCTGATGGGAAAAGACCTGATTATCAGTGATATATCTACGGATACCCGCAAACTCACGGCGGGGTGTTTGTTCGTCGCGTTATGTGGCGAAAAATTTGACGCTCATGATTACGCGGCTGATGCCGTTAATTATGGGGCAGCCGCATTATTGGTGAGTAAGCACTTACCAATAGAAGTGCCTCAATTGGTGGTAGACGATACGCGTCTGGCGCTGGGCGTGATGGCAGGCTGGGTGCGGCAGCAAAGTCAGGCGCGCGTAGTCGCGCTGACGGGGTCGTCAGGAAAAACATCCGTCAAGGAAATGACCGCATCCATTTTGCGTCAGTGCGGCAATGTGCTGTACACCGCCGGCAACTTCAACAACGACATCGGCGTGCCGTTGACGCTGTTCCGTCTGACTCCAGAGCATGACTATGCCGTGATTGAGCTGGGTGCCAACCATATTGGCGAGATTGCTTACACTACGGCGATGGTGCGACCGGAAGCGGCGCTGGTGAATAACCTGGCCGCCGCGCATCTGGAAGGATTTGGTTCGCTGGAAGGGGTCGCGCAGGCCAAAGGCGAGATTTTTGGCGGTTTGCCGGCTCAGGGCGTGGCGATTATCAATGCGGACAGCCACGATGAGACCCGCTGGCATGAGGTGCTGGCAGGGAAAACGCTGTGGCGTTTTTCCCCGCAGGAGCGTGACGGCGTCGATTTTCACGCTGGCGATATTCGTATCAGCGAACGGGGGACGGATTTCGTCCTGCATTCGCCGATGGGCGATATACCGGTGACCTTGCCGTTGCCGGGGCGTCACAATATTGCTAACGCACTGGCGGCGGCGGCGTTGGCGCTGGCGGTGGGCGCAACGCCGGAAGCCGTAAAAACCGGCCTGGCGCAATTACAGGCGGTATCGGGGAGGTTATTCCCGATTGCGCTGGCGCCGGGAAAATTGTTGTTGGACGACAGCTACAACGCCAATGTCGGCTCAATGACGGCGGCGGTGCACGTGCTGGCAGAGATGCCGGGTTACCGGGTCATGGTCGTGGGCGATATGGCTGAGCTGGGACAAGACGCGCAGGCCTGTCACCGTCAGGTGGGCGAAGCGGCGCGCAAGGCGAATATCGATAAGGTTCTGAGTGTGGGTTCGCTGAGTGCGCTGATTGGCGAAACCAGCGGCACCGGCGAGCATTTTGATAATAAAACGGCGTTGATTGACCGTTTGCGGGCACTGGTAACACAACATAATACCATTACCGTGTTGATTAAAGGTTCACGCAGCGCTGCGATGGAACAGGTAGTACGCGCATTACAGGAGAATGCTACATGTTAG
- the murD gene encoding UDP-N-acetylmuramoyl-L-alanine--D-glutamate ligase, with the protein MDYQGRKVVIIGLGLTGLSCVDFFLARGVVPRVVDTRISPPGQDKLPESVERHLGSLNEEWLLSADLIIASPGIALATPVLCDAAAAGIEIIGDIELFCREAQAPIVAITGSNGKSTVTTLVGEMARAAGWAVGVGGNIGVPALELLKQESRLYVLELSSFQLETTYSLHAAAATILNVTEDHTNRYPLGLQQYRAAKLRIYENAKVCIVNADDALTMPVRGADDRCLSFGVDVGDYHLNRQQGETWLRVKGERVLNTREIKLVGQHNYTNALAALALADAVGIPRPSALIALTTFTGLPHRFQLALERNGVRWVNDSKATNVGSTEAALSGLHVDGLLHLLLGGDGKSADFSPLLRYLQGDRIRLYCFGRDGGQLAALRPDIAERTDTMEQAMTLIAGRIQPGDMVLLSPACASLDQFRSFEQRGDEFARLAEELG; encoded by the coding sequence ATGGACTATCAGGGTAGAAAGGTTGTCATTATCGGGTTAGGGCTGACAGGGCTCTCCTGTGTTGATTTTTTCCTTGCACGCGGGGTGGTGCCGCGCGTGGTGGATACCCGTATCAGTCCGCCGGGCCAGGATAAATTGCCTGAGTCCGTTGAACGTCATCTTGGCAGCCTAAATGAAGAGTGGTTGCTGTCCGCCGATTTGATTATCGCCAGCCCAGGCATCGCACTGGCGACACCGGTGTTGTGCGACGCGGCGGCGGCCGGCATCGAGATTATCGGCGATATCGAACTGTTCTGCCGTGAAGCGCAGGCACCGATTGTCGCGATTACCGGCTCCAACGGCAAAAGCACGGTGACTACGCTGGTGGGCGAAATGGCGCGTGCCGCTGGATGGGCCGTCGGCGTGGGCGGCAACATCGGCGTGCCGGCGCTGGAATTGCTCAAGCAAGAAAGCCGGTTGTATGTGCTGGAGTTATCGAGTTTTCAACTGGAAACCACCTACAGTTTGCATGCTGCGGCTGCCACGATTCTCAACGTTACCGAGGATCATACCAACCGCTACCCGTTGGGGTTGCAGCAATATCGCGCCGCCAAGCTGCGTATTTATGAAAACGCCAAGGTTTGTATTGTCAATGCGGACGACGCCCTGACGATGCCGGTGCGCGGCGCTGATGACCGCTGTCTGAGTTTCGGCGTGGATGTGGGCGATTATCATCTGAATCGGCAGCAGGGGGAAACCTGGCTGCGTGTGAAAGGCGAACGGGTACTGAATACCCGAGAAATCAAACTGGTCGGTCAGCATAACTACACCAATGCGCTGGCGGCGCTGGCGCTGGCGGATGCAGTGGGTATTCCCCGGCCATCGGCGTTGATTGCGCTGACCACGTTTACCGGTCTGCCGCATCGTTTCCAACTGGCGCTGGAGCGTAACGGTGTGCGCTGGGTTAATGACTCCAAGGCGACCAACGTTGGCAGCACCGAAGCGGCGTTGAGCGGGTTGCACGTCGATGGCTTGTTGCATTTGCTGTTGGGCGGCGACGGAAAATCGGCGGATTTCTCACCGCTGCTGCGTTATCTGCAAGGCGACCGTATCCGGCTGTATTGCTTTGGCCGGGACGGTGGACAACTGGCGGCGTTGCGCCCGGACATCGCTGAACGGACCGATACCATGGAGCAGGCGATGACGCTCATCGCCGGTCGTATTCAGCCCGGCGATATGGTGTTGTTGTCGCCGGCTTGCGCCAGTCTTGATCAGTTCCGCAGCTTTGAACAGCGCGGCGACGAGTTCGCTCGTCTGGCGGAGGAACTGGGATAA
- the ftsQ gene encoding cell division protein FtsQ, with the protein MSQAALNTRGREQEKGARRSNGGQLAGIFFLLMVAGTILWGSWMVLGWMKDASRLPLSKLVVTGERHYTTNDDIRQAILSLGSPGTFMTQDVNVIQQQIERVPWIKQASVRKQWPDELKIHLVEFAPFARWNDQLMVDSEGNAFSVPAERIGNKKMPMLYGPEGSEEDVLEGYREISQTLAAGKFAVKMVAMTARHSWQVGLDDDIRLELGRDDRNRRLARFLELYPLLQRQAQNENKRIDYVDLRYDTGAAVGWSPAFIDQQKDIDQQKNGNQQQNQAQAKQQ; encoded by the coding sequence ATGTCGCAGGCGGCGTTGAATACACGCGGACGTGAGCAGGAAAAAGGCGCGCGACGCAGTAATGGCGGCCAGTTGGCGGGCATCTTTTTCCTGCTGATGGTGGCCGGCACTATCTTGTGGGGAAGCTGGATGGTGTTGGGGTGGATGAAAGATGCCAGCCGTTTGCCGCTGTCCAAATTGGTGGTGACCGGAGAGCGGCACTACACCACCAATGATGATATTCGTCAGGCGATTTTGTCGCTCGGGTCGCCAGGTACGTTTATGACCCAGGACGTGAATGTCATCCAGCAGCAGATAGAACGTGTGCCCTGGATAAAACAGGCCAGCGTACGTAAGCAGTGGCCGGATGAATTAAAGATTCATCTGGTTGAATTTGCTCCCTTTGCGCGCTGGAATGACCAGCTTATGGTAGACAGTGAGGGAAACGCGTTTAGCGTGCCGGCCGAACGTATCGGTAATAAAAAGATGCCGATGCTATACGGTCCCGAAGGGAGTGAGGAGGATGTGCTGGAGGGATATCGCGAGATAAGCCAGACGCTCGCGGCAGGAAAGTTTGCGGTGAAGATGGTGGCGATGACCGCGCGTCACTCATGGCAGGTTGGTTTGGACGATGATATTCGCCTTGAATTGGGGCGTGATGACCGAAATCGTCGTCTGGCGCGTTTTCTGGAGCTTTACCCTTTGCTGCAGCGGCAGGCTCAAAATGAAAACAAGCGGATTGATTATGTGGATTTACGGTATGACACCGGCGCTGCAGTAGGTTGGAGCCCGGCATTTATTGATCAGCAAAAAGACATTGATCAGCAAAAGAACGGTAATCAGCAACAGAATCAGGCACAGGCTAAACAGCAATGA
- the mraY gene encoding phospho-N-acetylmuramoyl-pentapeptide-transferase, which yields MLVWLAEHLVKFYSGFNVFSYLTFRAIVSLLTALIISLWMGPHLIAWLQRLQIGQVVRNEGPESHFSKRGTPTMGGVMILASIIISVLLWVNLANPYVWCVLLVLVGYGIVGFVDDYRKVVRKDTRGLIARWKYFWQSVLALAVAFSMYAIGKDTPATQLVVPFFKDVMPQLGVMYIVLAYFVIVGTSNAVNLTDGLDGLAIMPTVFVAVGFALVAWATGNMNFASYLHIPYIRHASELVVVCTAIVGAGLGFLWFNTYPAQVFMGDVGSLALGGALGTIAVLLRQEFLLVIMGGVFVVETLSVILQVGSFKLRGQRIFRMAPIHHHYELKGWPEPRVIVRFWIISLMLMLIGLVTLKVR from the coding sequence ATGTTAGTTTGGCTGGCCGAGCATCTGGTCAAGTTTTATTCCGGCTTTAACGTCTTTTCGTATTTGACGTTTCGGGCCATTGTCAGCCTGCTGACGGCATTAATCATTTCTCTGTGGATGGGGCCGCACCTGATTGCCTGGCTGCAACGTCTGCAAATCGGTCAGGTGGTACGTAACGAAGGGCCGGAGTCCCATTTCAGCAAGCGCGGTACGCCGACCATGGGCGGCGTGATGATTTTGGCGTCGATCATTATTTCGGTGCTGTTGTGGGTCAATCTGGCTAATCCGTACGTCTGGTGCGTACTGCTGGTGTTGGTGGGTTACGGCATCGTCGGGTTTGTGGATGACTACCGCAAGGTGGTGCGTAAAGACACCCGTGGGTTGATTGCCCGCTGGAAGTATTTCTGGCAGTCGGTACTGGCGCTGGCCGTGGCGTTTTCCATGTACGCGATTGGCAAAGACACGCCGGCGACGCAACTGGTGGTGCCGTTTTTTAAAGATGTCATGCCGCAATTGGGCGTGATGTATATCGTGCTGGCCTATTTCGTGATTGTCGGTACCAGCAACGCGGTTAACCTTACCGATGGCCTGGATGGGCTGGCCATTATGCCGACGGTGTTTGTGGCGGTCGGTTTTGCGCTGGTGGCCTGGGCGACCGGCAACATGAATTTTGCCAGCTATCTGCATATTCCGTATATCCGGCACGCCAGCGAACTGGTGGTGGTGTGTACCGCGATTGTCGGCGCCGGGCTCGGGTTCTTGTGGTTCAACACCTATCCCGCGCAGGTGTTTATGGGCGATGTCGGTTCACTGGCGCTGGGCGGCGCGTTGGGCACTATCGCCGTACTGCTGCGTCAGGAGTTTTTGCTGGTGATCATGGGCGGGGTCTTCGTGGTGGAAACCCTGTCGGTGATTTTGCAGGTGGGGTCTTTCAAACTGCGCGGCCAGCGGATTTTCCGTATGGCGCCTATCCACCACCACTATGAACTGAAAGGGTGGCCGGAGCCGCGGGTGATCGTGCGGTTCTGGATTATTTCACTGATGCTGATGCTCATCGGTCTGGTAACGCTCAAGGTGCGGTAA
- the ftsA gene encoding cell division protein FtsA: MIKSTDRKLVVGLEIGTAKVAALVGEVLPDGMINIIGVGSCPSRGMDKGGVNDLESVVKCVQRAIDQAELMADCQISSVYLALSGKHISCQNEIGMVPISEEEVTQDDVESVVHTAKSVRVRDEHRILHVIPQEYAIDYQEGIKNPVGLSGVRMQAKVHLITCHNDMAKNIVKAVERCGLKVDQLIFAGLASSYAVLTEDERELGVCVVDIGGGTMDMAVYTGGALRHTKVIPYAGNVVTSDIAYAFGTPPTDAEAIKVRYGCALGSIVSKDETVEVPSVGGRPPRSLQRQTLAEVIEPRYTELLNLVNDELLQLQEQLRQQGVKHHLAAGIVLTGGAAQIDGLAACAQRVFHTQVRIGQPLNITGLTDYAQEPYYSTAVGLLHYGKESHLSGEHEVEKRTSVSNWFKRLNSWLRKEF; the protein is encoded by the coding sequence ATGATCAAGTCGACGGACAGAAAACTGGTAGTTGGGCTGGAAATCGGTACAGCAAAAGTCGCTGCACTGGTCGGTGAAGTTCTGCCTGATGGCATGATCAATATCATCGGTGTGGGAAGTTGCCCGTCACGGGGCATGGATAAAGGCGGCGTCAACGATCTGGAATCGGTGGTGAAATGCGTGCAGCGCGCCATCGATCAGGCGGAACTGATGGCTGATTGCCAGATCTCTTCCGTGTATCTGGCGCTGTCCGGCAAGCATATCAGCTGCCAGAACGAGATTGGCATGGTGCCTATATCCGAAGAAGAAGTTACGCAGGATGATGTAGAAAGCGTGGTGCATACGGCTAAATCTGTCCGGGTTCGTGATGAGCACCGTATTCTGCATGTTATCCCGCAGGAATATGCCATTGATTATCAGGAAGGGATTAAAAACCCGGTCGGTCTCTCCGGCGTTCGGATGCAGGCCAAGGTGCACCTGATCACCTGTCATAATGATATGGCGAAGAACATTGTTAAGGCAGTGGAGCGTTGCGGCCTTAAAGTTGATCAACTGATTTTCGCCGGGCTGGCATCCAGCTATGCGGTGCTGACCGAAGACGAACGTGAACTGGGCGTATGCGTGGTGGATATCGGCGGCGGCACCATGGATATGGCGGTATATACCGGCGGCGCGCTGCGCCACACAAAAGTGATTCCTTATGCTGGCAACGTTGTCACCAGCGATATAGCCTATGCGTTCGGCACGCCGCCGACGGATGCTGAAGCAATCAAGGTGCGTTACGGTTGCGCGCTCGGTTCTATCGTCAGCAAGGACGAAACCGTGGAAGTACCGAGCGTCGGCGGGCGCCCGCCGCGTAGTCTACAGCGTCAGACTTTGGCGGAGGTGATTGAACCTCGTTATACCGAGTTATTGAATCTGGTGAATGACGAGTTGTTGCAGCTACAAGAGCAACTTCGTCAGCAAGGCGTAAAACATCATCTGGCGGCCGGCATCGTGCTGACCGGTGGTGCGGCGCAAATTGACGGCCTGGCGGCCTGCGCGCAACGTGTGTTCCATACACAGGTGCGTATTGGTCAGCCGCTGAATATCACCGGATTAACGGATTATGCGCAGGAGCCCTATTACTCGACAGCGGTGGGGCTGCTGCACTACGGAAAAGAGTCTCATCTGAGTGGCGAACACGAGGTTGAGAAACGGACTTCGGTCAGCAACTGGTTTAAACGCCTGAATAGCTGGCTGAGAAAAGAATTTTGA
- the murG gene encoding undecaprenyldiphospho-muramoylpentapeptide beta-N-acetylglucosaminyltransferase, translated as MSGEGKRLMVMAGGTGGHVFPGLAVAHHLMAQGWQVRWLGTADRMEADLVPKHGIDIDFIRISGLRGKGLKALLLAPVRIFLAVRQAQAIMRRYQPDVVLGMGGYVSGPGGLAAWLCGIPVVLHEQNGIAGLTNRWLSRIAKKVLQAFPGAFPDADVVGNPVRSDVLALPSPTERLAERSGPVRVLVVGGSQGARVLNQTLPGVAARLHDAVTIWHQTGKGAQAEVQAAYEKAGEPQHRITEFIDDMAAAYAWADVVVCRSGALTVSEIAAAGLPALFVPFQHKDRQQYWNALPLEQAGAAKIIEQAFLSVEAISVVLSAWDRATLRDMAQRARTVAIPDATERVAAEVAAAAMQRSAQAVRN; from the coding sequence ATGAGTGGCGAAGGCAAGCGTTTGATGGTGATGGCTGGCGGCACCGGCGGGCATGTGTTCCCCGGTCTGGCGGTTGCGCATCATCTGATGGCGCAAGGCTGGCAGGTGCGCTGGCTGGGCACGGCGGACCGGATGGAAGCGGATTTGGTGCCGAAACACGGCATCGACATCGATTTTATTCGCATTTCCGGTCTGCGCGGCAAGGGATTGAAAGCGTTGTTACTGGCACCGGTGCGTATCTTCCTGGCGGTACGGCAGGCGCAGGCGATTATGCGTCGTTATCAGCCGGATGTAGTGTTGGGCATGGGCGGTTATGTGTCCGGCCCCGGCGGTCTGGCGGCCTGGTTATGTGGTATCCCGGTTGTTCTGCATGAGCAAAACGGGATAGCCGGATTGACTAACCGCTGGTTGTCGCGCATTGCCAAAAAAGTATTACAGGCATTTCCCGGCGCTTTTCCTGATGCGGATGTGGTGGGAAATCCGGTGCGTAGCGATGTGCTGGCGCTGCCTTCCCCAACAGAGCGGCTGGCTGAGCGCAGCGGTCCGGTGCGGGTGCTAGTCGTTGGTGGAAGCCAGGGAGCTCGAGTGCTGAATCAAACCCTGCCTGGTGTCGCGGCGCGATTACATGATGCGGTTACCATTTGGCATCAAACCGGTAAAGGCGCACAGGCGGAGGTGCAGGCGGCTTATGAGAAAGCGGGCGAGCCTCAGCACCGGATCACCGAGTTTATCGACGACATGGCGGCGGCGTATGCGTGGGCTGATGTGGTGGTGTGCCGTTCCGGCGCGCTGACGGTCAGCGAGATTGCCGCAGCCGGGTTGCCAGCGTTGTTTGTGCCGTTCCAGCATAAGGATCGGCAGCAGTACTGGAATGCATTGCCACTGGAACAAGCGGGGGCTGCGAAGATTATCGAGCAGGCCTTTCTGAGCGTAGAGGCGATAAGCGTGGTGTTGTCCGCCTGGGATAGGGCCACGTTACGCGATATGGCGCAGAGAGCCCGAACGGTGGCGATCCCCGATGCGACGGAGCGGGTAGCGGCTGAAGTAGCGGCAGCGGCGATGCAGCGGTCGGCTCAGGCCGTCCGGAATTAA
- the murC gene encoding UDP-N-acetylmuramate--L-alanine ligase: protein MNTQELAKLRSIVPEMHRVRHIHFVGIGGAGMGGIAEVLANEGYEISGSDLAPNAVTQQLTDLGARIYFHHRPENVSEASVVVVSSAIAADNPEIIAAHEARIPVIRRAEMLAELMRFRHGIAIAGTHGKTTTTAMVTSIYAEAGLDPTFVNGGLVKAAGTHARLGSSRYLIAEADESDASFLHLQPMVAIVTNIEADHMDTYQGDFENLKQTFINFLHNLPFYGHAVMCLDDAVIRELLPKVGRHITTYGFSDDADVRVADYRQVGAQGLFTLARQGKPLLNVTLNAPGRHNALNAAAAVAVATEQGIDDEAILRALARFQGTGRRFDFLGEFPLQPVNGKSGSAMLVDDYGHHPTEVDATIKAARAGWPDKRLVMIFQPHRYTRTRDLYDDFAHVLSQVDVLLMLDVYPAGEAPIPGADSRSLCRTIRGRGKIDPIMVPDVETLPELLAQALQGDDLVLVQGAGNIGKLARRLAENRLQAAAKD, encoded by the coding sequence GTGAATACTCAAGAACTGGCGAAACTGCGTTCAATCGTGCCCGAGATGCACCGCGTCCGGCACATCCATTTTGTCGGCATCGGCGGTGCCGGCATGGGCGGTATCGCCGAAGTCCTGGCTAATGAAGGGTACGAAATCAGCGGTTCCGATCTGGCGCCTAATGCCGTGACGCAGCAATTGACTGATTTGGGGGCCCGAATCTATTTCCACCATCGTCCGGAAAATGTGAGCGAGGCGAGCGTGGTGGTGGTGTCCAGCGCTATTGCGGCGGACAACCCGGAGATTATCGCGGCACATGAGGCCCGTATTCCAGTGATTCGCCGGGCAGAAATGCTGGCAGAATTGATGCGCTTTCGTCATGGCATCGCCATTGCCGGGACGCACGGCAAGACGACGACGACCGCGATGGTCACCAGCATCTACGCGGAAGCGGGGCTGGACCCGACGTTTGTCAATGGCGGTCTGGTTAAGGCGGCAGGAACGCACGCTCGTTTAGGGTCGAGCCGTTACCTGATTGCAGAGGCCGATGAGAGTGATGCGTCGTTCCTGCATTTGCAGCCGATGGTCGCCATTGTGACTAACATCGAAGCTGACCACATGGATACCTATCAGGGCGATTTTGAGAACCTCAAGCAGACGTTCATCAATTTCCTGCACAACCTGCCGTTTTACGGTCATGCGGTGATGTGCCTTGACGATGCGGTGATTCGGGAGCTGTTGCCGAAAGTCGGGCGCCACATTACGACTTACGGTTTTAGCGACGATGCGGATGTACGGGTTGCCGACTACCGGCAAGTCGGTGCTCAGGGACTGTTTACGTTGGCTCGTCAGGGTAAACCGCTGCTGAATGTAACGCTGAATGCACCGGGGCGCCATAACGCGCTTAATGCCGCTGCTGCAGTTGCCGTGGCAACGGAACAAGGCATCGACGACGAGGCTATTCTGCGGGCGCTGGCGCGTTTTCAGGGGACGGGACGGCGGTTCGATTTTCTGGGCGAATTCCCGTTGCAGCCGGTGAACGGTAAAAGTGGCAGCGCCATGCTGGTGGACGATTACGGCCATCACCCGACGGAAGTGGACGCCACCATTAAAGCGGCGCGTGCCGGCTGGCCGGATAAACGTCTGGTGATGATTTTTCAGCCGCACCGTTATACCCGTACGCGGGATCTGTACGATGATTTTGCGCACGTGCTGTCGCAAGTGGATGTGCTGCTGATGCTGGATGTGTATCCGGCTGGCGAAGCGCCGATTCCCGGCGCAGATAGCCGGTCGTTGTGTCGCACTATTCGTGGTCGCGGCAAAATCGACCCGATTATGGTGCCGGATGTGGAGACGCTGCCTGAACTGCTGGCACAAGCGCTGCAGGGCGATGATCTGGTGCTGGTTCAGGGCGCCGGCAACATTGGCAAACTGGCTCGTCGGCTGGCGGAAAATCGCCTGCAGGCAGCGGCCAAAGACTGA
- the ftsW gene encoding cell division protein FtsW, translating to MRVIGAGVVERLKSWVMGTRESDGLSTVLYDRTLLWLTLGLAVIGFVMVTSASMPVGQRLAGDPFLFAKRDALYLGLAFGLSLVTTRVPMEVWQRYSVVLLLVSLVMLLIVLAVGSSVNGASRWISLGPLRIQPAELSKLSLFCYLSSYMVRKVDEVRNNFWGFCKPMGVMVVLAVLLLAQPDLGTVVVLFITTLAMLFLAGAKLWQFLAIIGCGIFAVGLLIVAEPYRVRRVTSFWNPWDDPFGSGYQLTQSLMAFGRGELWGQGLGNSIQKLEYLPEAHTDFIFSILGEELGYIGVVLALLMIFFVAFRAMSIGRRALEIDQRFSGFLACSIGIWFSFQTLVNVGAAAGMLPTKGLTLPLISYGGSSLLIMSTAIVLLLRIDYETRLTKAQAFTRGAR from the coding sequence ATGCGTGTTATCGGGGCCGGCGTGGTCGAACGTCTGAAAAGCTGGGTGATGGGGACGCGCGAAAGCGATGGCCTCAGCACCGTGCTGTACGACCGGACGTTGCTATGGCTGACCCTGGGGCTGGCGGTGATCGGCTTTGTCATGGTGACCTCGGCGTCGATGCCGGTTGGGCAGCGGTTGGCCGGCGACCCGTTTCTGTTCGCTAAGCGCGACGCGCTGTATCTCGGGCTGGCGTTCGGTTTGTCGCTGGTGACCACGCGGGTGCCGATGGAAGTCTGGCAGCGTTACAGCGTGGTCTTGCTGCTGGTATCTCTGGTGATGCTGCTGATTGTGCTGGCGGTGGGTAGCTCGGTAAACGGGGCTTCACGCTGGATTTCCCTTGGGCCGTTGCGTATTCAGCCGGCCGAGTTATCGAAGTTGTCGTTGTTCTGCTACCTCTCCAGCTACATGGTGCGCAAAGTGGATGAGGTGCGGAACAATTTCTGGGGATTCTGCAAGCCGATGGGCGTCATGGTGGTGTTGGCGGTACTGCTGCTGGCTCAACCGGACCTCGGTACCGTGGTCGTTTTGTTTATTACGACGTTGGCGATGTTGTTTCTGGCCGGGGCAAAACTGTGGCAATTCCTGGCGATCATCGGCTGTGGCATCTTCGCCGTCGGGCTGTTGATTGTTGCGGAGCCGTACCGCGTGCGCCGCGTCACCTCGTTCTGGAATCCGTGGGACGACCCGTTCGGCAGCGGCTATCAGTTGACGCAATCGTTGATGGCGTTTGGTCGCGGTGAATTGTGGGGGCAAGGACTCGGCAATTCCATCCAGAAGCTGGAGTATCTGCCGGAAGCACATACCGACTTTATCTTCTCCATTTTGGGGGAAGAGCTGGGCTATATCGGTGTGGTTCTGGCGTTGTTAATGATATTCTTCGTCGCTTTTCGGGCGATGTCGATCGGACGGCGGGCGCTGGAAATCGATCAGCGTTTTTCAGGCTTTTTGGCTTGCTCCATCGGTATCTGGTTCAGTTTTCAGACGTTAGTGAACGTTGGTGCCGCCGCCGGCATGTTGCCTACCAAAGGGCTGACATTGCCGCTGATCAGTTACGGCGGTTCCAGTTTGCTGATTATGTCGACGGCCATTGTGTTGTTGTTGCGAATTGATTATGAAACGCGCCTGACCAAAGCGCAGGCGTTTACGAGAGGTGCCCGATGA